In Acidovorax sp. GBBC 1281, a single window of DNA contains:
- a CDS encoding TetR/AcrR family transcriptional regulator C-terminal domain-containing protein — translation MKIQREAVIATALSLLDEVGIEGLTMRRLAQELEIKAASLYWHFTNKQALMDGIADALMEGVAHKHLAEPSTSTTWCIAVSMTAHEIRRALLKRRDGARVYAGTYVTTGNTLRVAEALIGPLREAGASTRLASWGAFSILYYVMGFVMEEQPLVRPDAKPLNIESHRGSFEALAAHSYPHALAAMGDLFNPDFDARFDLGLDLLITGLRVRIAGG, via the coding sequence ATGAAAATTCAACGTGAAGCAGTAATTGCCACTGCTTTGAGCCTGCTGGACGAGGTAGGCATAGAGGGTCTGACGATGCGCCGTCTTGCCCAGGAACTGGAAATCAAAGCGGCGTCGCTGTATTGGCACTTCACCAATAAGCAGGCCTTGATGGATGGCATAGCGGACGCTTTGATGGAAGGGGTTGCACACAAGCATCTGGCCGAACCCTCCACTTCGACCACGTGGTGCATTGCGGTCAGCATGACAGCGCATGAAATCCGCCGCGCGCTGCTCAAGCGACGTGACGGTGCGCGCGTTTACGCAGGCACCTATGTCACCACCGGCAACACCCTCCGCGTTGCCGAGGCCTTGATAGGCCCTTTGCGCGAGGCTGGGGCCTCCACTCGCTTGGCGTCTTGGGGGGCCTTCAGCATCCTGTATTACGTGATGGGTTTCGTGATGGAAGAGCAACCGTTGGTTCGTCCGGACGCAAAGCCCTTGAACATCGAGAGTCACCGAGGTTCGTTCGAGGCGCTGGCGGCCCACAGCTATCCCCATGCCTTAGCGGCTATGGGTGATTTGTTTAACCCGGATTTTGATGCGCGATTTGACCTAGGCCTCGATCTGCTCATTACCGGACTTCGCGTGAGGATCGCAGGAGGTTGA